Proteins encoded by one window of Melospiza georgiana isolate bMelGeo1 chromosome 18, bMelGeo1.pri, whole genome shotgun sequence:
- the YWHAH gene encoding 14-3-3 protein eta → MGDREQLLQRARLAEQAERYDDMASAMKSVTELNEPLSNEDRNLLSVAYKNVVGARRSSWRVISSIEQKTMADGNEKKLEKVKAYREKIEKELETVCNDVLALLDKYLIKNCNDFQYESKVFYLKMKGDYYRYLAEVAAGEKKNSVVEASEAAYKEAFEISKEHMQPTHPIRLGLALNFSVFYYEIQNAPEQACLLAKQAFDDAIAELDTLNEDSYKDSTLIMQLLRDNLTLWTSDQQDEEAGEGNN, encoded by the exons ATGGGGGACcgagagcagctgctgcagagagcccgCCTGGCCGAGCAGGCGGAGAGATACGATGACATGGCCTCGGCCATGAAGTCG GTAACTGAGCTGAATGAGCCCCTCTCAAACGAGGACAGAAACCTGCTGTCTGTAGCCTACAAGAACGTGGTGGGAGCCAGACGGTCCTCCTGGCGCGTCATCAGCAGCATAGAGCAGAAGACCATGGCAGATGGCAATGAGAAGAAGCTGGAGAAGGTTAAAGCCTATAGGGAGAAGATAGAAAAGGAGCTGGAGACAGTCTGCAATGATGTTTTGGCTCTCCTAGATAAATACTTGATCAAGAACTGCAATGACTTCCAGTATGAGAGCAAGGTCTTTTACCTGAAAATGAAGGGGGATTACTACCGCTACTTGGCAGAAGTTGCTGCTGGAGAGAAGAAGAACAGTGTGGTGGAAGCCTCAGAAGCTGCCTATAAAGAGGCCTTTGAAATCAGCAAAGAGCACATGCAGCCCACTCACCCCATTAGGCTTGGGCTGGCACTCAATTTCTCAGTGTTCTACTATGAAATCCAGAATGCCCCTGAGCAGGCCTGCCTTTTAGCCAAACAAGCCTTTGATGATGCCATAGCAGAGCTGGACACACTAAATGAGGATTCCTACAAGGACTCCACTCTCATCATGCAGTTACTTCGAGATAACCTCACTCTGTGGACGAGTGATCAGCAGGATGAAGAAGCAGGAGAGGGCAATAATTAA